In Nicotiana tabacum cultivar K326 chromosome 11, ASM71507v2, whole genome shotgun sequence, a single window of DNA contains:
- the LOC107807865 gene encoding uncharacterized protein LOC107807865, producing MLTLSRMKSLLYPMLSRPTTAPLSFCFHFQEPIFVCRRYGVLTFRNQTTSVQTINPMNKVSSFSCSTVPNHNQIRVLHTEVSGSDSGEVHVIVGPMFAGKTTTLLKRIKSESSNGRKAYKKGKRVHWQMIIVGFVPNEYLTIKLLILYAKAGDLDTAHIIFDKLQFKCLVSWNAMIAGYVQKGMEEIGMSLYHNMKQRGVLPDQYTFASVFRACASLAVLEQGKQAHALLIKSQISGNIVVNSALMDMYFKCSCPSDGYLVFSKSLERNVITWTALISGYGQNGRIKDVLESFHRMIDEGFRPNHITFLAVLSACSHGGLVDRGKEYGLDSIVTHDGDRLPCWPLANLSSFKQRCGSEAYSKLEVIGIDEAQFFEDLYDFCTEAADHDGKIVIVAGLDGDYLRRSFGSVLDIIPIADTVTKLTSRCELCGKRASFTLRKTEETRTELIAGADVYMPVCRKHYVSGQVVKEATRSVLESQKVQCSSVL from the exons ATGCTAACATTATCAAGAATGAAATCACTACTTTACCCAATGCTTTCAAGACCCACAACAGCTCCTTTATCTTTCTGCTTTCATTTTCAAGAACCCATTTTTGTATGCAGAAGATATGGGGTTCTTACTTTCAGAAACCAGACTACTTCTGTTCAAACAATAAACCCCATGAATAAAGTTTCTTCCTTTAGCTGTTCTACTGTGCCAAACCATAATCAAATTCGGGTCTTGCATACTGAGGTATCGGGTTCGGATTCGGGTGAGGTTCATGTGATTGTGGGTCCCATGTTTGCTGGAAAAACTACTACTCTTTTGAAGAGGATAAAGTCTGAAAGCAGCAATGGCAG GAAGG CgtataagaaagggaaaagagTCCATTGGCAAATGATTATTGTCGGCTTTGTTCCAAATGAATATCTGACTATTAAGTTGTTAATTTTGTATGCAAAAGCAGGAGACTTGGATACCGCACACATTATATTTGATAAGTTGCAATTCAAATGCCTGGTTTCATGGAATGCTATGATTGCAGGATACGTGCAGAAGGGTATGGAGGAAATAGGCATGAGTCTCTACCATAATATGAAACAAAGAGGTGTACTTCCAGATCAGTATACATTTGCATCAGTCTTTAGAGCCTGTGCCTCTTTAGCAGTCCTGGAGCAGGGCAAGCAAGCACATGCGCTGTTGATTAAAAGCCAAATTAGTGGAAATATTGTAGTTAATAGTGCACTTATGGACATGTATTTCAAGTGTAGTTGTCCATCTGATGGCTATCTTGTGTTTAGTAAGTCCTTGGAAAGAAATGTGATAACATGGACTGCTTTGATATCTGGGTATGGACAAAATGGGAGAATAAAAGATGTTCTGGAATCATTTCATAGGATGATAGATGAAGGATTTAGGCCAAACCATATTACATTTCTTGCTGTTCTTTCTGCTTGTAGCCATGGGGGTTTGGTAGATAGAGGTAAGGA ATATGGGTTGGATTCCATTGTGACACATGATGGGGACAGATTGCCATGCTGGCCTTTAGCTAATCTATCATCATTCAAACAGAGATGTGGTTCTGAAGCATACAGTAAG TTAGAGGTCATTGGCATTGACGAAGCTCAGTTTTTTGAGGATCTATATGATTTCTGCACAGAAGCTGCTGACCATGATGGCAAGATTGTGATAGTTGCTGGGTTGGATGGTGACTATCTAAG AAGAAGCTTTGGTTCAGTTCTCGACATAATTCCAATTGCTGATACTGTGACCAAACTAACTTCCCGATGTGAACTTTGTGGTAAACGTGCTTCTTTTACCTTGAGGAAGACAGAGGAGACGAGAACCGAGTTGATTGCAGGAGCAGATGTATATATGCCTGTGTGCCGAAAGCACTACGTGAGTGGACAAGTGGTCAAAGAGGCTACTAGAAGTGTTCTGGAGTCTCAGAAGGTTCAATGCAGCTCTGTTCTTTAA